The genome window ATTTTAAAAAAGCTTCATCTATATGCATACTCATTCTTAAAGGTGAAGTAGGTTGTAACAAAATAATATTTTCATAATCTTTATAAAAATTCAAGGCATGCAATACAACCTTATCACTAGTTGTATCATCTAACGCTAATTCTTTAGGTCTTTTCAACACATCTATATTTTGAGTTTGTCCATACGCCAATATATCATCACTATCACTACTTAAGACAATTTTATCTATATATTTTGATTTTTTTGCCGCATTGATAGTATAATACAATAAAGGCCTATCATGCAAAAGAACCAAATTTTTATTTTTTATACCTTTTGAACCACCTCGAGCAGGTATTATGCCTAAAGTCATTATATATCCCTAAATATTTTTTGCTTGTTTATGGTAAATAAAATATTATTTTTTAATAGTTTATAAAATTGCTCAGAACTATTTAAAAATTCTAGTCTTTTATTTTCAATACTGGCGCATTTATTGGTATTTAAAATTGCTTCTAATATATCTTTTTCTTCTGCTTTTACTCTTATTATTTTATTAACATCAGTTCTGCCATCTTGTCTTGAGCCAACTAAAATTCCATTTACATTAAGATATAAAGCTTCTTTTATTATACAACTTGAATTTCCTATGATAAAATCAGCATTTTTTAGCAAACTTATAAAATACTCAAATCTTAAGGAAGGAAAAATTTTAAATCTTTTATTATTTTTAAGTCTTTCGTAGTTTTGCAAAATTAACTCAAAGCCTAAATCGTTATTTGGGTAAACAACTATATAATTTTTATTACTCTTTATAAGAGCATTTACAAACTCTTCACTTTGTTTATATAAAGAGTTTATTTCGGTTGTAACCGGGTGAAATATAACTATGGCATAATTTTTAAATTCTATATCATAATATTTTTTTGCCTCATCTAAAGATATAGTATTGTTTAGCAATTCTAAATCAGGAGAACCTATAATAAAAATAGATTTCTCATCTTCACCCATTTGTATTAATCTTTTTTTTGCTATTTCATCATTTACTAAATGAATATGTGCTAATTTGCTAATAGCGTGTCTCAAACTCTCATCTATAGTTCCCGAAAGCTCTCCACCTTCTATATGTGCCACCAAGATGTTATTTAAACTTCCTACTATAGCAGCAGCCAAAGGCTCTACTCTATCACCATGCACTACTATCAAATCAGGTTCTATCTCATGTATAAATTTAGAAAAACCATCTATTGTTGATGATAAAGCTTTATCCATCTGATAATACTTATCGTGATTTATATATTTATATATATTTTTAAAACCACATTTTTCTATTTCCGTATACGTAGAGCCAAACTTTTTACTCATATGCATACCGGTTGCAAATATAAACAATTCAAATTCATTTGAATTTTCAACTTTCATCATTAGTGATTTTATTTTAGAAAAATCAGCTCTAGTTCCACTAACAAAAACTATTTTTTTCATTCAAAATCATCCCAAGTTAGTTGTATATTATTTTTTATATCTTTTTTTGCTCTTTTTCCAAGTATGGCTTCAAAATCCTTTGCACTTATGCCACCTTTTGAAGGTCTTTTTACCCAAATATTATCCATAGATAAAATTTCACCCTTTTTTATATCTTTAATACTTACTACGCTAGCAAATGCAAAATCAATAGTTACTTGCTCTTCTTTTAAAGGGTTTTTATTATTATCACCTCTTAAAAGTACCATTTCTTGCGTTTGATTTATAAGATCTTTTAAAGCATTTTCATCCATAGAGCAAACTATATCAGGGCCTTTTCTATCCATGGTATCTGTAAAGTGTCTTTCTAGTACACTTGCTCCTAGCGCAACAGCGCCTAAACAAGCAAGATTGTTTGTAGTGTGATCACTGAGTCCATAAAGACAATTAAATTCTTTATGTAATTCTAACATAGCTTGTAATCTTACTAAATGCGATGGAGTGGGGTATAAATTTGTAGTATGAAGCAAAACAAAAGGTATTTCATAATCTCTAAGTATCTTAACTGTGGGTTTTATACTTTCTATGCTATTCATTCCGGTGCTTATAATCATAGGTTTTTTAAATTGTGCTATATGTTTTATTAAAGGATAATTGTTGCATTCACCTGAGCCTATCTTATAAGCACTTACACCCATATCTTCCAAACGATTTGCTGCAGCTCTACTAAATGGGGTACTAAGATACACCAAACCTTGCTTTTCTACATACTCTTTTAAAGCTAATTCATCTTTATAGTTCAATGCACATTGTTCCATAATCTCATAAATGCTAATATTTGCATTACCCGGTATAACACTTTTAGCTTCTTGACTCATTTCATCTTCAACTATATGAGTTTGGTGTTTTATTATCTTAGCTCCTGCTCTTTTGGCTGCATCTACCATAAGTTTTGCTATCTCTAAACTACCATTATGGTTTATACCTATTTCTGGGATTACCAAAGGATTTTTTTGAGAAATAGTTAATTTATCTATTTTTATTTGCATATTTTTCCTTTAAGTAGTGTTTTAAGTCACTTGGAAGATGGAACAAGTCTTTAAATAGCTTATAATATATATTTTGTTTAAGTTTTAAATCTTGATTTTGCACCTTATATATGGTATTTTTATATTCGGAATTTGGTATCAAAATATCATTTATATAATCACTCGGTTTATCTTTTAATATAAAATTACTATTCTTTATAGGTGCCA of Campylobacter sp. 2014D-0216 contains these proteins:
- a CDS encoding acylneuraminate cytidylyltransferase family protein, with product MTLGIIPARGGSKGIKNKNLVLLHDRPLLYYTINAAKKSKYIDKIVLSSDSDDILAYGQTQNIDVLKRPKELALDDTTSDKVVLHALNFYKDYENIILLQPTSPLRMSMHIDEAFLKFENENSNALISVIECDNKILKAFVDDNGNLKGICDNKYPFMPRQKLPKTYMSNGAIYIVKSNLFLNNSTFLQDKTTYYIMDEKASLDIDNLEDLNKAERIIKGFIA
- the neuC gene encoding UDP-N-acetylglucosamine 2-epimerase; protein product: MKKIVFVSGTRADFSKIKSLMMKVENSNEFELFIFATGMHMSKKFGSTYTEIEKCGFKNIYKYINHDKYYQMDKALSSTIDGFSKFIHEIEPDLIVVHGDRVEPLAAAIVGSLNNILVAHIEGGELSGTIDESLRHAISKLAHIHLVNDEIAKKRLIQMGEDEKSIFIIGSPDLELLNNTISLDEAKKYYDIEFKNYAIVIFHPVTTEINSLYKQSEEFVNALIKSNKNYIVVYPNNDLGFELILQNYERLKNNKRFKIFPSLRFEYFISLLKNADFIIGNSSCIIKEALYLNVNGILVGSRQDGRTDVNKIIRVKAEEKDILEAILNTNKCASIENKRLEFLNSSEQFYKLLKNNILFTINKQKIFRDI
- the neuB1 gene encoding sialic acid synthase; the encoded protein is MQIKIDKLTISQKNPLVIPEIGINHNGSLEIAKLMVDAAKRAGAKIIKHQTHIVEDEMSQEAKSVIPGNANISIYEIMEQCALNYKDELALKEYVEKQGLVYLSTPFSRAAANRLEDMGVSAYKIGSGECNNYPLIKHIAQFKKPMIISTGMNSIESIKPTVKILRDYEIPFVLLHTTNLYPTPSHLVRLQAMLELHKEFNCLYGLSDHTTNNLACLGAVALGASVLERHFTDTMDRKGPDIVCSMDENALKDLINQTQEMVLLRGDNNKNPLKEEQVTIDFAFASVVSIKDIKKGEILSMDNIWVKRPSKGGISAKDFEAILGKRAKKDIKNNIQLTWDDFE